The nucleotide sequence GGTGCACGTCGACGGGGCGTTCGGCCTCTGGGCGGCGGCGAGCCCGACCCTCCGACCTCGCCTCGCAGGGCTCGACCGCGCCGACTCGTGGGCGACGGACGCGCACAAGACGCTCAACGTGCCCTACGACTGCGGCGTGGCGATCGTCAGCCGCACGGGAGCGGTGCAGGCGGCGCTGGGCACGCAGACCGCCTATCTGATCCGCGACGCGTCGGAGGCGCCCGACCCGTTCGACCTCGTGCCCGAGATGTCGCGGCGTGCCCGGGGCGTGCCGGTGTACGCCGCGCTCAAGCAGCTCGGGCGCTCGGGCGTCGAGGAGCTGGTCGACGGTCTGGTCGACGCCGCGCGCGACCTCGCCGACGCACTCGGCTCGCTGCCGGGAGTCGAGGTGCTCAACGACGTCGTCTTCACCCAGGTGAGCCTCGCGTTCGGCTCCGACGACGAGACCCGGGCCGTCACCGCGCGGCTGATCGAGGACGGCGCCGTCTGGATGTCGGGCTCCTCGTGGCGAGGCCGCGCGATCCTCCGGGTGTCCGTGAGCAACTGGTCGACCGACTCCGGCGACGTCGAGGCGTCGGTGGCTGCCGTCGCGCGCGCACTGGACGCGGTGCGCGCCGGGGCCACCGTTGCCTGACCGGCCCTAGGCGAGCGAGGCGGTGAGCGCCGCGTCGGCCTCCTTCAGAACGGTCGCCGCGATCTCCAGCCCCTCGATGCGGCCGAGCGAGACGTCCTCGTGCTCGATGTTGACCGCCATCGCGGAGTCGACCTCGTGCAGTGCGCGGAGGAACTCGGTCCAATACGCGGCGTCGTGACCCTTGCCCAGGGCGACGAAGTCCCACGCCGAGTCGACAGGCCACTCGTTGGCCCACTCGTCGCCGCCGAGGTTCGTGCGCGGCTCGTCGGGCCGGAGCTTCCGGAAGGAGTTGTCGAGCACGCCGTTGATCGCAGCAGCGGGATTGACGCGGACGTCCTTCGCGGCGGCGTGGACCACGAGCGGCCCGAGATGCCGCACGACGGCGACCGGGTCCATCTGCTGCCAGAACAGGTGGCTGGCGTCGAGCTCGACGCCGATGTTCGTGAGCGAGCCCTGCTCGACGAGCCGCTCGATGCCGGCCGGGTTGAAGACGAGGTTCTGCGGGTGCAGCTCGAGGGCCACCTTGACGCCGCTCTCGCGGGCGAGCTCGTCGATCTCGCGCCAGAACGCGACCGCGATGTCGAACTGCCGGTCGATCATGTCGAGCGACGCCGAGTTCCACGCGTTCACCTGCCAGTTCGGGTGCTGCTCGGTCGGCGACCCCCCGGGCAGGCCCGACATCGTCACGACGCGCGTCTGGCCGAGGTTCGCGGCGGCCCGGATCGAGGTGCGGACGTCGTCGGCGTGCTTCTGCCCGATCACGGGGTTCGGATGCAGCGGGTTGCCGTTGCAGTTGAGGCCGGCGATCTCGACTCCTGCGCCCTCGAACTCCGCGAGGTAGTCGTCGGCGGCCGCCTTCGACGTGGCGATCGTCGCCACCGCCGGCATGTGCACTGGCGGCAGAAATCCGCCCGTGTTGATCTCGATCCCGGTGAGCCCCAGGTCGCGGATCACCGCGAGGGCGTCGGCGAGCGGACGGTCGTGCAGGATCGCGTTGTAGACGCCGAGCCTCATGCCGGCACCTCCTCGTTCTTCGTGGCGGCGACGTCGCCGACGGTGACGGTTGCTCCGCCGGCCTCGGCGGACGACGCGACGGCGGCGAGCAGCTCCATGTTGTGGACGCCCTCGTCGAACGTGGCGCACCGCGGCAGCGACGCCTCCTCGGGCAGGCCCGCGACCTCCTCGAGGAACGCCCGCGCCTGGAACACGAAACCCTCGTTCTGGCCGAAGCCGACGCCCTGGGCGTCCATGGCGAGACCGCCCGCGAGATACGGGTGATCAGGGCCCAGGATCACCTGCCGGAACCCGCGCTGCGCGGCAGGCCCCTCCGCCAGATACAGCCCCACCTCCGCCGGACGCCGGAAGTCGAACGACGCGGACCCGGCGTCGCCGAACACCTCGAACGTCAGCGTGTTCGCGTGACCGGTGGCCACGCGCGACACCTCGAAGGCGCCGACACCCTCGTCGAAGGCGGCGGAGAACGTGGCGTAGTCGTCGTTCTCGACGCGCCCGAGGGTGTCTGACACGGCGGTCGCGCCCCGGCCCGAGACCATGCCGAGAGGTTCGGGGCGCTCGTCGATGACCGTGGCGAAGCGGCCCCCCGAGACCGAGCGGATGTCGCCGCAGACGAACTCGGCGAGATACGACAGGTGGCTGCCCACGTCGGCGAGCGCCCCGGATCCTGCGGGCCCCTGGAATCGCCACGACAGCGGCGTGCGCGGATCGGCGGCGTAGTCGCACCAGTACCGCCCCGAGAAGTGCAGGACGCGTCCGAGCGTGCCCGAGCGCACGAGGTCGCGGATGTACGCGATGCCGGGCGACCGGCGGTAGGTGAAGCCGACACGGGCGATCGTCGACGCCTCGTGCGCGGCGGTCGCCATGGCGCGGGCGTCGTCGAGCGTGTCGCTGAGCGGCTTCTCGCAGAGCACGTGCTTGCCGGCGGCGAGCAGCCCCTCGACGACCTCGCGGTGGAACCGGTTGGCGATGACCACGCTGACGACGTTGATGCTCGGGTCGTCGGCGATGGCGCGCCAGTCGGTGTCGTTCCGCTCGAAGCCGTACCGTGTCGCGGCGGCCTCGCCGAACGCGGGCGACACGTCGCCGACCGAGACGAGACGGATCGGCGGCAGCACCGGCTCGTAGAGGGTGGCGGCGGTGCGGTACGCGGCCATGTGAGCCTTCCCGGCCATGCCGGCGCCGATGACAGCGACGCCGAGGCCGCGCGTGGAGGCCGATGCGGCCATGGTTTCTCCTTCGAAACGTGAGAGGCTTGGACTTCGTTGGAGCGCTACAATCGCGCTGACGAATTTGACAGTACATACTGACAAGCGGCTCGTCAAGGACCGACGCCGAGTGATCAGACGACAGGCAGGAGCGACGATGGCCGACCGACCCAGAGCGACCCGTCGGGCGACGATCTACGACGTCGCGGCGCGAGCAGGCGTCTCGAAGTCGCTCGTGTCGCTCGTTCTCCAGAACTCGCCGAAGGTCTCGGCCGAACGGCGGCAGGCGGTCGAGGCGGCGATGGTCGAGCTCGACTACCGTCCCAGTCGCGCGGCGACGGCGCTGGCGGGCAGCCGATCTCGCACGATCGGCGTCGTCATCGACGACTTCCGCAACCTGTGGTTCGTCGACCTGCTCGACGGCCTGCGCGAGGTCCTCGGCCCGGCCGGGCTCACCCTCACCGTGGCCGACCTGGCGGGCGAGTCCGCCTCGTCCGAGGCGGATCCGGGTCGCGCCGTGATCGACGGCTTCGTCGCGTCGGCCGTCGACGCGCTCGTCGTCGCCTGCGAGCCGACACCGGCTCTGCTCCGGCCGCAGGGATTCCCCGTGGTCGTTGCGGGCAATCGGTCCGCCACGCCGCCCGACGCCGCGGTCGTCTCCAGCGACGACTCGGCCGGCGCCGAGATCGCCGTCCGGCACCTGCTCGACCTCGGCCATCGACGCATCGCCCACCTCACCGGAGGCGGCGGAGCCAGCGCGCTGCGTCTCGCCGCCTACGAGCGGGTTCTCCACGACGTCGGCCTCACACCGCACGTCGCGAGCGGATTCGGCCGCACCAACGAGCCCGACGGGTACGAGGCGGCCCGCAGGATCCTGCGCGAGGCCCCCGACACCACAGCCCTCTTCGCCGGCAACGACACCATGGCCCTCGGCGCTCTGGCGGCGATCCGCGAGGCGGGCCTCGACGTGCCGGCGGGCATGTCTCTGATGGGGTTCGACAACTCGCCGATCGCGGATGCCCGGATCCTGCGCCTCACGACCGTCGACTCCGAGAACCGCGAGGTCGGGCGCCGGGCGGCTCAGACGGTCGTCGACCGCCTCGCCGGAGCCCGTGTCCACCGGCGCCAGCTCGTGTCACCCCGGCTCGTGCTGCGCGACTCCACAGCCCCGCCGCGCGGCTGAGGGCCCACGCGGCTCCCGGCGTGCCCGTGTCAGCGCCCCGTCTCCGCGTCGTCTCCGCGTCGTCTCCGCGTCGTCTCCTCGTCGTCTCCTCCTCGCGGACGAGAAGCCTCCGCCTCGGGTCTGGCTTGTCACCCTCCTCGCGAGGACCCTGCACACCGGTCGGTAGGGTGGCCGGGACGAGACGGGGGATTCCATGAGGATCGACTGGGCGAAGGCGGTGAGGTCGCGGCCGTTCCGAGTCGACCTCGCGGTCGGCCTGGTCCTCGCCGCGATCTCGCTCGTGCCCTGGGGCTTCGACTTCGTGCGCCCGCACGTCATCACGGCGATCCTCGCCCTGGCCGCGATCGCCCTGCGGCGGGTGACCCCGAGCGGCGCCCTCGCCGTGGCGTGGGTCATGGCCGCGTTCGAGATCGGCCTCGGCGAGCGCCCGAGCCCGATCGCGGTCGCCTACGTGGTCGTCCTCTACGCGACCGCCCGGCTCGGCAGCCGCTACGTCGTCATGGTCGGAGCCGGCTCGGCCGTCGCCGGCGGCGCGGTCGCCTCGTACTACCTCGCCGTGACCGGAGCCCGCTTCACCGAGCTGCTCTACGGGTCGCTCGTCCAGAGCGTCCTCACGGCCGTCGCGCCCGTCGCGCTGCTGGGCTCGGCCTGGCTGGTCGGCCTCGCCGTCCGCTTCTTCTCCGGGCGGGCCGACGAGTCGTCGCTCCGCCTCGTCGCCGAGACCGAGGCGCACCGGGCCCTCGACGTCGCCGCCGAGGAGCGCGCCCGCGCCGCCATGGCCCGCGACGTCCACGACATCGTCGGGCACTCGCTCGCCGTCATCATCGCCCAGGCCGACTCGATCGAGTTCCTCGACGACACCGACCGCATCCGGGCCGTCGGCCAGACCATCGCGCAGACGGCGCGCTCGTCGCTCGGAGAGGTGCGGGACGTCCTTTCCGGCACCAGCTCGCGTGGGGACGACTCCGAGCCGCAGGATCTGGGGGCGCTGGTCGAGCAGGTCCGCGCGGCCGGCGTCGTCGTCGAGCACTCGCTGCGGGGCGAGCGGCGCACCCTCGATCCTGCGCTCTCGATCGTGGTCCGCCGAGTCGCGCAGGAGATGCTGACCAACGCCCTGCGGCACGGCACCCCCGGGCGCCCGATCGACTTCCGCGAGACGTGGCGATCGGGCGACGTGGTGCTCGAGGTCGAGAACGAGGTGCCGCAGGATCCAGCGGCCTCGGCGGCGATCGCCTCCCCTGCCGTGCCGGGTTCGACCGCGACCCCGACCCCGACCCCGGCCTCCGCGCCCGCTCCGGTCTCGACCGCGGGCGGCGGGCTCGGCGTGGCCGGGATGCGGGCCCGGGTGACGGCGGTCGGCGGGTTCCTCGAGGCCGAGGCGCTCGACGGCGTCTTCACGGCCCGCGCCCGAATCCCCCTGCCCCGTACCGACCCGCTCGACATCTTCACTCCGGAGGAGCCATGATCCGCATCGTCCTCGTCGACGACCAGCAGCTGTTCCGCGCCGGCGTGCGCGTGGCGCTCGACGCTCAGACCGACCTCGAGGTCGTCGGCGAGGCGTCGGACGGCCGGGAGGCCCTGGCCGTCATCGCCGCGACGGAGCCCGACGTCGTGCTTCTCGACATGCGCATGCCGGTGCTCGACGGCGTCGAGACGGTGCGGGCGCTGTTCGGGCCCACCGGCCCGGCGAAGCGTCCGCGCGTGATCGTGCTCACGACGTTCGCGCTCGACGCCGCCGCGGCGACGGCGATCCGGGCCGGGGCGAGCGGCTTCCTGCTCAAGGACTCGACACCGGCTTTCCTCATCGCCGCCGTGCGCGCCGTGCACGCCGGGAGCTCGGTGCTCGCGCCGGACGAGCTCGGTCAGCTGTTCGGGCTCGACGTCGACACCGCGCCCGCTCCCCCGGCTCCTGCGGCGTTCCGGTCGCTGACCAAGCGTGAGCGCGTCGTCTTCGAGCTCGCCGCCCGCGGGCTGTCGAACACCGAGATCGCCGCGGAGGAGTTCGTGAGCGAGTCGACTGTGAAGACCCACATCTCGGCCGTCCTCGCGAAGCTCGGATTGCGCGACCGCGTGCAGATCGTGGTCTACGCGCACGACAACCGCCTCCTCGGCCAGCCCTGACGCGACAAAACGCGACACCTGCGACGCGTTGGAGCGTCGCGGGTGTCGCGTTTTGTCGCTGAACGGCCCGGGCGGACAGCCAGAGGGGCGCTAGCGCGGCGTGGGCACGAGGATCTCGACCCGCGACGCGACGTACCGGAAGTCGCCGGGATTCAGGGTCGCGAGCTTCGCACCGAGCTCGAACGCGGTCGCGGCGATCATGAGGTCGCGGGAGCGCGTGTGGCTCGGAGCGTGAGGATGCACGAGCGACATGAGCTCGGCGTGGTATGTCGCAGTCGACTCGAGATACGGGTGCCACTGAAAACCCGACGCACGCAGCCTCGCCAGACGCGTGCGGCGCTCGTTGTAGAGGTCGGCGGTCTTGGCTGCAGCGATTCCGAATTCAAGCTCTGCCAGCACCACGACGGACGACACATAGGGTTCGTCGGGCAGGTCGAGATCGTCGTAGTCGATGAGCACGGACGTGTCGAACAGGATCACTTGCCCTGGCGCTCCCACGGGTCGAAGAACTCGTCGTCGCCGTAGACGGAGCGGATGTCGGCGAGCCACGCGTCTTTCGCCTCGCGAGACATCGGCGGCAGAGGGTTTTCAGCCATGCGTCGGCGGAACTCGGACGCGGAGACGCCCACGACCTGAATCGACTGCGCCTCGACGACGCGCTCGAGCACGTCGAGGGGCACGAGGCCGGCGACCGGTCGGCCGTTCACGGTGATGACGCGGGCCTCGTGATCGGCCTGCACCGCC is from Frondihabitans australicus and encodes:
- a CDS encoding sugar phosphate isomerase/epimerase family protein, which encodes MRLGVYNAILHDRPLADALAVIRDLGLTGIEINTGGFLPPVHMPAVATIATSKAAADDYLAEFEGAGVEIAGLNCNGNPLHPNPVIGQKHADDVRTSIRAAANLGQTRVVTMSGLPGGSPTEQHPNWQVNAWNSASLDMIDRQFDIAVAFWREIDELARESGVKVALELHPQNLVFNPAGIERLVEQGSLTNIGVELDASHLFWQQMDPVAVVRHLGPLVVHAAAKDVRVNPAAAINGVLDNSFRKLRPDEPRTNLGGDEWANEWPVDSAWDFVALGKGHDAAYWTEFLRALHEVDSAMAVNIEHEDVSLGRIEGLEIAATVLKEADAALTASLA
- a CDS encoding Gfo/Idh/MocA family protein — its product is MAASASTRGLGVAVIGAGMAGKAHMAAYRTAATLYEPVLPPIRLVSVGDVSPAFGEAAATRYGFERNDTDWRAIADDPSINVVSVVIANRFHREVVEGLLAAGKHVLCEKPLSDTLDDARAMATAAHEASTIARVGFTYRRSPGIAYIRDLVRSGTLGRVLHFSGRYWCDYAADPRTPLSWRFQGPAGSGALADVGSHLSYLAEFVCGDIRSVSGGRFATVIDERPEPLGMVSGRGATAVSDTLGRVENDDYATFSAAFDEGVGAFEVSRVATGHANTLTFEVFGDAGSASFDFRRPAEVGLYLAEGPAAQRGFRQVILGPDHPYLAGGLAMDAQGVGFGQNEGFVFQARAFLEEVAGLPEEASLPRCATFDEGVHNMELLAAVASSAEAGGATVTVGDVAATKNEEVPA
- a CDS encoding LacI family DNA-binding transcriptional regulator, whose protein sequence is MADRPRATRRATIYDVAARAGVSKSLVSLVLQNSPKVSAERRQAVEAAMVELDYRPSRAATALAGSRSRTIGVVIDDFRNLWFVDLLDGLREVLGPAGLTLTVADLAGESASSEADPGRAVIDGFVASAVDALVVACEPTPALLRPQGFPVVVAGNRSATPPDAAVVSSDDSAGAEIAVRHLLDLGHRRIAHLTGGGGASALRLAAYERVLHDVGLTPHVASGFGRTNEPDGYEAARRILREAPDTTALFAGNDTMALGALAAIREAGLDVPAGMSLMGFDNSPIADARILRLTTVDSENREVGRRAAQTVVDRLAGARVHRRQLVSPRLVLRDSTAPPRG
- a CDS encoding sensor histidine kinase; amino-acid sequence: MRIDWAKAVRSRPFRVDLAVGLVLAAISLVPWGFDFVRPHVITAILALAAIALRRVTPSGALAVAWVMAAFEIGLGERPSPIAVAYVVVLYATARLGSRYVVMVGAGSAVAGGAVASYYLAVTGARFTELLYGSLVQSVLTAVAPVALLGSAWLVGLAVRFFSGRADESSLRLVAETEAHRALDVAAEERARAAMARDVHDIVGHSLAVIIAQADSIEFLDDTDRIRAVGQTIAQTARSSLGEVRDVLSGTSSRGDDSEPQDLGALVEQVRAAGVVVEHSLRGERRTLDPALSIVVRRVAQEMLTNALRHGTPGRPIDFRETWRSGDVVLEVENEVPQDPAASAAIASPAVPGSTATPTPTPASAPAPVSTAGGGLGVAGMRARVTAVGGFLEAEALDGVFTARARIPLPRTDPLDIFTPEEP
- a CDS encoding response regulator transcription factor; this translates as MIRIVLVDDQQLFRAGVRVALDAQTDLEVVGEASDGREALAVIAATEPDVVLLDMRMPVLDGVETVRALFGPTGPAKRPRVIVLTTFALDAAAATAIRAGASGFLLKDSTPAFLIAAVRAVHAGSSVLAPDELGQLFGLDVDTAPAPPAPAAFRSLTKRERVVFELAARGLSNTEIAAEEFVSESTVKTHISAVLAKLGLRDRVQIVVYAHDNRLLGQP
- a CDS encoding PIN domain-containing protein; translation: MILFDTSVLIDYDDLDLPDEPYVSSVVVLAELEFGIAAAKTADLYNERRTRLARLRASGFQWHPYLESTATYHAELMSLVHPHAPSHTRSRDLMIAATAFELGAKLATLNPGDFRYVASRVEILVPTPR
- a CDS encoding type II toxin-antitoxin system Phd/YefM family antitoxin; the encoded protein is MSVVHESPRDVRQHPEPVGVRELKQNASKVIAAVQADHEARVITVNGRPVAGLVPLDVLERVVEAQSIQVVGVSASEFRRRMAENPLPPMSREAKDAWLADIRSVYGDDEFFDPWERQGK